The Fusarium fujikuroi IMI 58289 draft genome, chromosome FFUJ_chr01 sequence TTGCGCCTTGAAGGCTAACCTCGTCTGTCACTGAGCCTGTTCTTATCGCTGTAAGAGAAGTCCATGAGACGCTCATATATATTTCTGTTATCGTGAACTAGTTGGACTGTCCACGAGGCTAACAAGACGGCGGGTTTGACCGACAAATTCTGACTATATGGTGGTCAACAATACTGTGCTGTATATAGTCGAGGCTCTTCCTGGGGAGTCCGACTTATGATTCAAAAGAGCATGTGtataactattttttattCCTGTGCCCTAAACTATGAATCGTGAAAATCATGAGGGGAATATTACCGACGCCTGTAATCAGAGTATCAGAGTATCTACCAAGAGCAAACGCAGACTCGCCAAGCAATAAAATATGTGAGTCAGTAAAAGGCATGCCAAATTCTTCATGTATCCCCATAAATGCACGCAACAAATTGCATCAATGCTCGAAATCCGCCTACATATAGTGAGCCGTCAGGTAACATAAACGCGGACGTTGTCTTGTTAGGTCCGCCGCGTTCCTTGTGTCGCAACTATAACCGTCAAGGCCGTCTTACAAACTCCGACTCCCAAAAAATCTCGCAACCCTCGTGATGTATCGTCTGCACTTATCATCGAAACGACAGAAGACGCTTAGAGAATCGTGTCTTCTAAGCAACGATGCTCTTTCCGACAGCACCCCATCGAAGTTTACGAAGTCCACTGCCCGAAGATCGAATTACTTCCTGACCGCAGGATGCTGTTTCGTTGACGCTTGCAACGCTGGCAGCCAGCGCCTCTTGCTTGCCGACCTCACGACCGATAACATAGCCAGCACCAAACCCCACCACAGATACAAGCACGACAACTCCGGCGCTGACAACCCATGTGAGAAGGGTTGGTGAGATGCTGGTTGGCTCTTCCATCTGGGcaaccttctttttcttagtAGCCCGCGGGGCCGTCGGCGATCCGGAGCCGTGCTTGTCTCTTTCAGAGGTTCGCGAAGGGGATCTTGCGGGAGAGCCCCGTTTGCGGGGTGGAGATGGCCCCGCGGGTCGTTGGGCTCGTCTCGGCTCCGCTGACAGCTCTGACTCCGGTACAAATCGGAGTTCCATGGGTTGGCTGTTGGGACCTACACCTGCGTTGGCGGTCCTTTGGGCCTCTACTTCATCCTTTGACTTGGGCAGACCCCTAGCAGCATGCGCGCAGGAAAGAAGAGTAGTGAGGGATGCACGAAGGGCCGCGTCGTTCTCTTCACGGACAGCTGGGGACATAAAGCTTGGGCCCGCACGGTGGGGCCGTGTCTGCGATCGTTGGGTGAAGGATGGCCGTGTAAGACCAttatgaggatgagaaggaggagcgCTTGGGATGGCTGGAGCCGAGTCTCTTCGTTGCGTTGATGGATGAGTGAAGGCGTTTGGCTGAGGTCGGAAGATAGGCTCTGTAGGTTGATCGGACACACGTCCGAGCGCGGTGACGTTATCACCATCCGACTCGGCCTCTGAATCCAcatccgcctcctcctcggaCCGCTGAGCGTTCTCGGTCGAGCTGGTAAGAAGGTGATCATCTTCACTATCGCTCTCGTCATATTCCTCTTGGCTACTCAAATCGGCCGCGTTCACATTATGAATAGCAGTCTGCTGTTGAGGGAGCGATCGTGCTGATTGCTGTAATCGTCGTCGGCGCACATATGGATTTCCGACGCGCAGGCCGGTAGTaacaatctcatcaccgaTACTGGAtagggaagaagatgagggttGCGATGCTACTTCTACCCAAGATTCTAGAAAAGTTAGCATACAAGTTTTGACAGTTTGACCTACGGGGTGACACTTACCATCGTGACGTCTCTGTGAGGGAAGCCCAGGACTCGATCTCGCTCCATTTGGAGACATCCTATTTCCTTGCCAACTTTGGTTTCCTTCTCCGTCCATTGTTCCTCCTCTTTGCGCTGAGAAGATCGAAGTTTGTTGAAAGTTGAGTTGTTGGGACGTACGGTATTCAAGTTCCGAGGCGGAGCACAAGAAGGCACGGGACTCGATATGCTACGTAGATCAGCAGTGCAACTTCGCTTATCTCTTGGCTATGGGGTGATGTTATTCAGGAGGCGGCCGAAAAGTTGAAAGATGGCGAAGCACAAGAAAGACAGATGAGGTACAAAGTGAGggtataaaaaagatagaaagtacctaggtaagtaGCGAGTTCTTGGCCAGCGAAGTCGGGGCTGGGGGGAACCGTTGGTAAAGTGCAGTCAAGAGCCTGGAGTGGACGATTGTTTCTTTGTCACAGGCACGAGAGCACGTCTCGCTGCCCAGTGATAACGACTAAGTAACGGTACTTGTGATGTGGGTGGGGAGACAGTGCGGGCTCGTGGCGCATACTAGTAGATAGCTACTTATGAAACAGCGATATGCCAGGCATGTTCTCCATTTGGTGTAGCAGTACTAATGCTGGAACGATGACGCTCTTCTTGTTGCACACTGTATATCTGTGGTCGCGAGAGCGGTGAAGCTCCTTTCTATGAGTATCAGTACATCAGCCCCCGCGTTACCTACATCTGAGCACGCAGCACGGAACACTACTAACTTTACGGTCATGAAGGAAAGTCTTTCGATGCCTCTTATGATATACTGTGCCGACGTGGATAGTTGAAGACCTTTTACTAAGCTCTGGGCTCATAGACCTGTCGACTTTTATGGATCTGCATTATGCGTGAAACAAAGAATCATGGAACAATACCCTGGACCATTTATTCCCTGTCGACCTTGAAAGTGATGGCGCAACGATCATCCAGCCACCGCCTCAGTACAACACGGCAGCCGGGCCAAGCAAAACCTGACCTTGTTAATTATTACAATGCTTTATGTGTTTGCGTTATCTGTAGCTTTCGAATAATATCAAAACTGGAGCCCTAGATTAAAAGTATCGTGTATCAACCGGGAATGGTTAGTACCTGTAGTAGTTACCTGAATATCaactacctactacctaggtaggtactgtagCTTgacacctcacctcaccatACCCAGCAGCTGACTTTCAAGACTGACCTTCATCATGTTCTTTCCATCTTTCCCACCAAATGCGCCTGGATTGTCAGTGTTCAAGCACCATGTTGGCATGCTCACGCGTAAGTAGTATATCTCGAGACTGGTCACTCCGTCCCCACCGTCCATCTGATTCGCGGCTTATGTGACACAGCCATCACACGCTGCACATATCAATTTTTGGCCTGCACGTTTTGATAGGCTACAGCTGCATCCTGAAATTCTGCAACAGTGCCGTAGGCAGTATGTTATGAATGAGCTTTCTGCCCCTCTGCTATACTCGATCCAAGATGGACTCATACCCCTAAACTGAGCGTTTTGTCCAGAGTGTCATATGTAAAGAACACATGATCTCCAAGACAATATCATAAGATACCGCTGCAAAAGACTCACTACTCAAGCTACTATACCTTATACTGCAGATACATTCACTCTTGAAAAGACCCCTGGACGTCATTGAGACAAACATAATTGAACTTTTATTGCGCCCCTAGAATCGAGATGTGGACTATCCCGTTGCTACATAAATCGAAAGAATAACGGCAGTGGTAtactcaccaacatcaaacgATGAAACAGTGTACATGGTATAAGAAATCAAGATGGTCTAGTCGTCAAGGCAGGAGATCGTCGTCAACTGGTTCTGAGGTTAGGCATAGGCATGGTCGTATCTTTTCGAAAAGCCCCCAGGGTCCCTCAAGAGCGTTCGCGAGAACCGACTTGGTCCACTCCACAATGTCTGGAAGACAGAGGGAGCCTCGTCCCAAACAGTGGTTTAACAAATCCCTCAGAAGCCCACGTGGTGTCTGCCTTGAAGAAAGgcttgatcaagaagccaaagacacCAGGAAGGTGCTTTATGAAGATGCCACGAGCCCACGGTCCCTCAAGTGTAATAGCCCCCAGGTCTATAACTGCTTTACGCGTGTGATGCGTATTCTCAAAGCCCACTACTCCATGATGGAGTTTTGTCTTGTGTTGAATCAACAGCCCACAAAAGCCCACTTATTGGTAAACCCGCCAGAAGCCCTCAGTTCGCAACCGTTGTGCATCAACCCACGCTTAATCGAAAGAAATCTTGGAGCCAGAGAAAGTGGTAGGAGTGCGGTTAGCACCAGTGCCGAAGCTACCACCACGGCCACCACCACGGCCGCgaccaccaccgccaccgcGACCACCTCCGCGGCCTCCAAAGCCACCACGACCTCCACCGCGACCACCTCCACgaccaccaccaaagccgccgccgccgccctGTTGAGGTCTGCTGCTAGCATAGTCCAGGCGGACGCTACGGGACATACGTCCGTTACCAATAGGGGCACCATTCTTGGCCTCGAAGACCTGCTTGGCATCCTCGACCGAGTTGAAGCTGACGTAACCGAAGCCCTTGAGGTTACCGCTATCACTGTTCAGAGTTAGTAACAGGAACGCAGAGGCAGAGTGAATATTGCTACTTACGGGTCGGTGGGGAGGCGAACGCTGGCAACTTCAGCGACATCGCTGAAGAACTCACGGACGGTGTCCTGGTCGACATCGAAGGGAAGGTTACCGACGAAGAGGGTATCGCTCTCAGGACTGACAGTGTCACCATGACGCTGGGCACGATCGGCAGCGCGAGACTGAGGGTTGGCATCAGCGGGACGAGCGTTGGCATAGTCGAGGTTGATGGCACGGCCCTCAAGTTCAACACCCTGCATGGTCTCGTAGGCCTTGGTGCAAGAGGCAGCATCGTTGAAGTCAACATAACCGAAGCCACGGCTGCGACCAGTACCCTTCTCAGTCATGACGCGGGCGTTGGCAAGACCCTCGATGTGCTTGAAAGCCTCGTAGAGGGCATTGTCGTCGATGGACCAGCTTAGGCTGCCGGCGAAGAGGGTAGTGGCCTCGTcagtctttgtcttcttggcatccgcatcgccatcatcctcagccttgcgcttcttcgaAGGAGCCTCCTCGGTCTTCTCAATTTTGGCGCCGGCCTCATCAGAGTCGCTGCTGTCACTGTCATCGGAGTCATCCTCAGAATCGTCGGAATCGGAGTCGTCAGAAGAATCGGCCTTCTATGTATGGAGTTAGTAAGAAGTAGTTTCAGTATATAGAGTTTGTGTGTACGAACCTTCtcggcagccttggccttgggcttctcctcttcactctCATCGTCGGAGTCCGAGTCAGAGTCGGAACCGGAGCCAGACTCAGAGTCAGATGAGTCAGAAGactcagccttcttggcggGAGCGGCAGCCTTAGCAGTACCGTTGACCTTGGTAGCCTTagccttgggcttctcctcctcagactcGCTGTCGGAGTCGGAGTCTGAGCCAGAGTCGGACTCAGATTCAGATGAAgactcagcagccttggccttggccttggtgacaGTCTTCTTAGtaaccttcttctcctcctcagaggaagaagagtcgGAGTCGGAAGCCTCAGACTCGctctcagactcagactcagactcagactcagactcggAAGAAGACTCGGgctcggccttcttcttgctcttcttggtgtccttctccttggtgaccttcttggcagcagcctTAGCAAGctccttggacttggacttggaggacTTGGAAGGCTTGGTGATGCCTCCAGCCTTGACGGTGCTGAGAGGCTCAgcaaccttggccttgctctcctttgtctttgtcttaGCCATTGTGATTATGTATTAAGGTAGAAGGGGGTAAGAGGTGGTAGGGAAAGATGAATGTCTAGTCGGGGGAGAATGAGTAGGAAGAAAATGGGAAGAGGGCGGATGTAGAAAGCAGACTTTTAAGCTGGTGGTTGGACTctactttttttttctcacttttttttttcctgcCGTCAAAATGGTGGGGCTCATGAGGGCGGTGAGGATCTTTGAACTGACAGGGAAGGTGGTCGATGGGCTTGTGGGTCTGATCTTGCCTGAGAAATCAGGTCGCTTATTATTGGACATTCAATTCACCTAGGTTGAGCTTCAAGCTACTCGGACATCCCAAGTTGCCGATATCGACTGAGTCCCATTGTCAGCCTTGCGCGCTGTCCTTCGCTACAATTCTATAATCTACTCATAAGCCAAAAAGGCAACCTCAGATTCACCATGCCTACTCCCGAGTCCGAGCAATTTAAGGCTCAGAAGCCCACCGTTCCTCCTACATTCAATGGCGTCGATTACGATGATACTAAAGCCTTTAAGGCTGCCGAGGATTCCCTCATCCGAGAGCAATGGGTTGGGGCCATGATGACTCGTCTTGTTGGAGAGGAGCTCAACAAGTGCTACGTTCGAGAGGGTGTCAACCACTTGGAGAACTGCGGCCACCTCCGAGGTCAGTTTGTTTTGACGTGGAGCTTTCCCCCAGGGCTGCCGAGAGCACGCTTTGAGCGTCTACTGACTTTGGAGACTAGAGAGATATTTGCAATTGTTGAAGAcgaacaagatcaagggcaCCAAGTTCCTGCAACAAAACTATGTCGACCAGAAGGATCAAGAGCTTGATCTCGCTGCCAAAGTTCACACTAGCGACAAGATTGCCAAGCTCAACCACGGCCGATTCTCATCGtaagcctttaattaaaccAGAATCTGAGTTGGGAAGGAATTGCATGGATGTGATGTTTGGATGAGAGGGAATTATGGTCTAGATATCATGATTTGAGTGTCTCGGCTCACCAAAAAAAAGGGTGAAGCAATCATCTGACCTTGTATGAATTGTATATATCAGGAAGAAACGAATCAAAAGAAACCATAAGGAAACTACACAGTTGTACCTGTGAGAGCCAATGCATATTAATTGTAGTTCAACATTTTGGAGGCTTCCAATTGGGCGCAAGGCTGACATTTTACATCTTCCGTCACCTCTCATTGGCTCTCCACCAATTGGTCGTCCAAAAATTCTCCAGAACTTCAAGCCTTGTCACACTTCATCTCCCACCaacccaccaccagcaatcATGATGTTCTGCGCTCGTTGTCTACGCGCCACCTCCTTGCGGCGCTCGCAGCCGATTCTTCGACAGTTTTCGACAACGACGAATTTTCGTTCCGCAGAACCTCAACTTTCGACTCCTGTTACAGCGCCCGGTGAGGCACAGAAGGATGTCCCTGCTGCACGATCATCATGTGCCCCTGGAACTGTTCTTAATGGCTTAAACTATACCAAGGGTGGACAAGACCCTGTCGCAAAGAATGATGACGAATACCCAGAATGGTTGTGGTCTTGCCTGGAAGTCTTGAAGAAGAGTGCCGATTCGGCGGATGCCGATGCTGGTGACGAATTCTGTATGTTTTATACCTGATATCGTACCGCAAGGCAAGACATCACTAACGACACTAAAGCCAAgtcgaagaagcaaagaaaacTGGCAGCCAAGCGTCAAAAGACCCTCGAGGCCAAGCTGTTGGCTGAGGGCAATCTCGAGGCTCTGGCTCCTAAGATTCCTCTTCAACGCCAGTCTATTAATATCCTCGGAGAGGAGAATCGAGGGGTTGAGCATAACATTGAGGCCGCACAAAAGCGAGAGGAGCTTAAGAAGGCGATGCGAAAGGAGAGAAgggccaagatcaaggaaaCCAACTACCTCAAGTCTATGTAAATTTGAGACGGTTATCTATATATGTACACCACTTGAGAGTATGCAACTCGACTGTACCATACCGCGGCATGAAGAAATGATTCAATCGATTCAACTCATGATCAGCATTATCTCACGATAAACACCAAATCTCCTTGACTACTTCATACTGTGTGATATGTTGATTCATATTTGTCTCGAATATTCTATCTGTTTAACAATCGCATGAtgctcatctcatcatgaatAGCATAGTTTGATCATCAAACTGTTTGAGAGAGTACAGCTCTATGGGACTAAGGTGTATGATACTCACAGAGCACTCAAATCCAGCGGTACACTGCTGCCTCGTCCTGCCCTATATTTTCTTGTTCCACCTACAAAGTCCCTGGGTTTCGGGAACAAACCTTCATCCTTGAACTGCCACCTAGAGTCGTTGATCACAATACGGGccccaccaccaacaccggGCGTTTGTGCTGGCGAGTGCTTCGGGCTTGGGGATTTTGCTCCATTGGCTGTCAAAGTGAACATACTTGGATCCAACATGGACTGACGAAGGGATGAGCCTCGAGAACGTGTCGTTGGTGGCGGGGGCGAAGGTGCGCTCGGAGGTGCTGGTACTGATCCAGAAGGTGGAGGTGGGGGAGGAGGTGGCGCCGCGCTTGGAGATGCTTGACCAGCGGCGCGAATGGCAGCTACTGCAGCAAGTGATGGCGTCGAATGTGATGCTGcaggtggaggaggcggaggaggcggtATTGAAGATCGTGAAGCCGGCGACTGACTCGGCAGAGGAGGTGCCGCagaaggcggaggaggaggaggagcggcAGGAGCCGATGCACTGTTagatggaggaggtggaggaggcggtggtgCAGGAGGcgctgaagatggtgagggcGCGGATGGTGGCAGAGACATTGACGAAGGCTTTCTTGACGTCGGCAGGGGAGGCGGCTTCTTTCCTataggaggagggggaggctTGGATCCCACTGGTGTCGTCTTTCTCAAGTTTGCTGCTCCTCCCGGAGGCGGTACTGGAGGCCCTCGCCCAGGGATTGCTGGCGCAACTGCTGACGGAGGCCTTGGTGCGGAGCCGGCTGGAGGTTTGGGTGCTGAGGTAGTAGATTCAGGATCCGATCGATATGAAGAATCGGCATTTGCGCCAGTGTCAATGCCTCCCCTGCTCTTTTTCAACTTGGGCATTCCACCAGCGAAAAGACCACCCAGCTGCGGCGCGGCATCAATGCCTGCCGTCGAATCGCGAGATCCTTGATCACTATTACTCCTCGCTCGTCCTCCTGGGACCGGTGGTGCTAGGCCTCCTGGGGGCTTAGGAGCACCACCCAAGCCGGGGACAGGAGGTGCGCCGCCAACAGGCAGAGGTGCCGACGAATTTGATGTATTTGCAACTTGAGGTGCTGAACGGTCATTGGTAACAGCTTTCTTGAGAGCTTTGCCTTTGTGGATATCTGACAGAAGTGCGCCCTGGAGAGTTGTCAGATTCTGGTCAAGCTAACTATAGCGACGGACGAAGGTATGCAGTAAATGAACATACTCTGTTGCCAGCCCCAGCAGGCGGACGGGCAGGAAGACCTcctggaggaggtggaggcGGCGGAGGAGGACCACCCATGGCACcaggcggcggcggcggaggaggaggtggtggtggaggaggcaTCACGGAGTCGTTCTATGTCCTGAACTGCGTGGGATGGGGTGGTTGAGGTTGTTTGGCGAGAGAATAAGAGATAGTCGGGGTCTTCGGACTTGGATAGTGGGGTCCCGACCTTGAGCTTATATACAAGTCCTACGACACAGCCTGGGGAGGCAACAGTGAATGTGAAGACCAGCCAAGGAGTGGTTATATAAAGGTCAAGGTTGAGCCCAAGGTACTGGATCAGTTTGGATACTCCAAGGCAAGAGCCACCTCATGTTTCGTCATGGCCAATGGCACGCTTACGCTGCATGGAAAGAACCTACGGAAGGCAGCACCGCTACTTACAGTGGACACGCTGGGCATGGATGGTCTGGGCTTCGCCCCGCTTTCTTCTAACCCAAAGTTCCTGAAGATATGGATCTCAGGCTTCGATTATTTAGAGCTTCACTGATGCGACCATGACAACATAAGCCAGAAAAAGCGATTCATTTTACTGCAATCAGGATGACTATAGGTAATTACCTGTAAGAAAGATGAGCAGTTTTGCAAGCACAGCACCTGGTCCTGTTTAAATATTCAACGGGCGATATGACTTATAAAGTTGGCTTCCACTAGAATTTGCATGGAAGTGAGCAGCCTATCACAATCGCCAATCACCAACAGGTGGGGGCTTCCCGCTCGCGTATCATGGCTGCGAAATTCAAAGTCGGGTTCTAAATAGCATCAACGACAAACAAGACCGGAAGATTTTTACTTAAGAAGGACGTGGGCAATCGGGGATAAAGAAACGGCTGGGGCTCCTAGAAACCAAAACTGGCCATTATCTCTTGGACACAAAACCATGTCACGAGTCGGTACCCGGCACATTGGCAATATCTGCCATCGATGCGCTTTTACACCAACACCGACAATCGCAAACCAAGCCTTCATTAGCGGAACGCTCCTAGCTGCCATTCGTCATAGGAGAAGGACAACGATAAAGGGCCCGCGCGCACGATGGGCTGCGACCGCATCAACATACCCAGACCTCAATATCCAGCCGGCCGATGCCGATAAAGTCCCTCGACAATTGACTGATCCGACACAACTGGCAAATATCGTAGAGAGCACAAAGGAGAAGTTCCTGGCCACAGATGGAATTCCGGCGAAGCAACTGACGACTGCGGCCCTTGAGACGTGCCTCAAGGCTGCTCAAGCCCTCCAACCTCAAATCCACAGGGCCGAGGCTCAATCGCGGACATCCACATCAAAGCTCATGGAGCTGGGAGCAGAGCGAACTGGCCAAAGGCCAAATTCTATGGACCCTCAACTTGCCGATAGCGTCAAAAAGATCTCGTACTCGGCCTATGCAATCATTTCGCAGCCCAATGTCGAGATAACACCCGCCTTCCTTGAACTCTACGTTGCTATTCAGGCCTCGCTAGGCCGGCCTGAGTCGCTTCCTGCCGTGTTCGAGATGTTTgcgaccaagaagaagccggtTGTCAAGAATGGAGTGGTCCAATACGTGGCTTCAAACCCCAACGCTGCAGTCAAAGCGATTGAGAAAGGCGTCGCCGATATGGCTTTGCAGACTGCTATTGACGCCAAGAATCTAGATTCAGCACTGGGCGTTGTTGAGGCCTCCTTCAGTCTTCCCGCATTCAAACGTCAGAAGCTTATCAAGCACTCCACTACCCCTGCTCTCGCCCTTGGCTCTCTTCCCTTTGGTATCTTTGGTCTTGCTTCAGCATATGCTGCCTACTGGCAGAACACTATGGATATATCCACAGCAACAGGCCTCGGCGTTGCTGGTATCTCTGGATATTTCTTGGTTGTGGGATCAATGGGTATGATTGCCAAATTAAGTAACAAGGATCAGATGAAGCGTGTGACTTGGGCGCCTGGCACACCACTGCGTCTCAGGTGGCTGAGGGAAGAGGAGCGAGCTGCTATGGACAAGATTGCTTGTGCCTGGGGTTTCAAGGAGCCCTGGAGGCATGGAGAGGAGTCGGGCCCTGAGTGGGAAGGTCTGAAGGAGTACATGGGTTACCGTCAGATGATTCTCGATCGCGTTGAGTTTATGGAGGGCATGAGTTAGTTTCTCCGCTGTTCCCTCCAGTGTATATCATATCTGtacaaaaaaaaaatacaTGGATCAAATATTCTATGCTCTCCCCGAGTAAGCTTCACCCATAGTATGACTTTAGATGGTTGACAAGATGagaataaagagaaaaacaACATGTATAGACCTGAAAGTTTGCCATGTACCCCTTGCCCCAGACTACCTATGGGTTGGCCTCTGGGTTAACCTCGTATGTGACCCCATACTCAACAGTCTTTCTTATCACACCAGCAGCACTTGCCAACGTGGACGGCGTATCGGTTCTTTCTAAAGAGCCCAATATGACTTCCTCGCTTGCTTCATCGTTTGGAAGGACGACACTTCGTGTAAGACCTTGTGCACTTCTAGGCCCAACATAAGGATTCCAAGCTCCAGTCTGAACTCGAGTTCCATCTATGCGTTGAGAAACACTGTGTGAAGATTTATTTGAATTTGAATTAGGGAAACATGATGGGAGGATAATAGCGATGGGGATGCGGCACATAGGGAGACATGTGCagataatagctaaattCTGTTCGATTATAGTCCACACGGTGGAGCTAATTTCGACTAGAACACTGTCAGTGAGTTCAACTTTGTATTTTCACACAAGACACGTACATGTCGTATCAAGAGTTTTGGTTGCCAGATCGAGGGTTGTCATGCGCACGATGGATGTCACTATAACACTAAGTAGAATGAGTTCACCTAGTACTTGTCTGGCCGGATCTCACTTACACGCCGCCGCCCCTGGTGAGAACTATCATGAGTGCACGTTTGTGCGCGGCGGGTAGTTGACTTATCCATA is a genomic window containing:
- a CDS encoding related to mitochondrial ribosomal protein L37p, translated to MMFCARCLRATSLRRSQPILRQFSTTTNFRSAEPQLSTPVTAPGEAQKDVPAARSSCAPGTVLNGLNYTKGGQDPVAKNDDEYPEWLWSCLEVLKKSADSADADAGDEFSKSKKQRKLAAKRQKTLEAKLLAEGNLEALAPKIPLQRQSINILGEENRGVEHNIEAAQKREELKKAMRKERRAKIKETNYLKSM
- a CDS encoding probable NADH-ubiquinone oxidoreductase 12 kDa subunit, mitochondrial precursor; protein product: MPTPESEQFKAQKPTVPPTFNGVDYDDTKAFKAAEDSLIREQWVGAMMTRLVGEELNKCYVREGVNHLENCGHLRERYLQLLKTNKIKGTKFLQQNYVDQKDQELDLAAKVHTSDKIAKLNHGRFSS
- a CDS encoding related to proline-rich protein verprolin is translated as MPPPPPPPPPPPPPGAMGGPPPPPPPPPGGLPARPPAGAGNRGALLSDIHKGKALKKAVTNDRSAPQVANTSNSSAPLPVGGAPPVPGLGGAPKPPGGLAPPVPGGRARSNSDQGSRDSTAGIDAAPQLGGLFAGGMPKLKKSRGGIDTGANADSSYRSDPESTTSAPKPPAGSAPRPPSAVAPAIPGRGPPVPPPGGAANLRKTTPVGSKPPPPPIGKKPPPLPTSRKPSSMSLPPSAPSPSSAPPAPPPPPPPPSNSASAPAAPPPPPPSAAPPLPSQSPASRSSIPPPPPPPPAASHSTPSLAAVAAIRAAGQASPSAAPPPPPPPPSGSVPAPPSAPSPPPPTTRSRGSSLRQSMLDPSMFTLTANGAKSPSPKHSPAQTPGVGGGARIVINDSRWQFKDEGLFPKPRDFVGGTRKYRAGRGSSVPLDLSAL
- a CDS encoding probable cutinase negative acting protein; its protein translation is MAKTKTKESKAKVAEPLSTVKAGGITKPSKSSKSKSKELAKAAAKKVTKEKDTKKSKKKAEPESSSESESESESESESESEASDSDSSSSEEEKKVTKKTVTKAKAKAAESSSESESDSGSDSDSDSESEEEKPKAKATKVNGTAKAAAPAKKAESSDSSDSESGSGSDSDSDSDDESEEEKPKAKAAEKKADSSDDSDSDDSEDDSDDSDSSDSDEAGAKIEKTEEAPSKKRKAEDDGDADAKKTKTDEATTLFAGSLSWSIDDNALYEAFKHIEGLANARVMTEKGTGRSRGFGYVDFNDAASCTKAYETMQGVELEGRAINLDYANARPADANPQSRAADRAQRHGDTVSPESDTLFVGNLPFDVDQDTVREFFSDVAEVASVRLPTDPDSGNLKGFGYVSFNSVEDAKQVFEAKNGAPIGNGRMSRSVRLDYASSRPQQGGGGGFGGGRGGGRGGGRGGFGGRGGGRGGGGGRGRGGGRGGSFGTGANRTPTTFSGSKISFD